A window from Burkholderiales bacterium encodes these proteins:
- the erpA gene encoding putative iron-sulfur cluster insertion protein ErpA, which yields MNAVTETPLIFTDSAANKVRQLIDEEGNPELKLRVFVSGGGCSGFQYGFTFDESINEDDTVMEKNGVTLLIDPMSFQYLVGAEIDYQESIEGAQFVIKNPNAVSTCGCGSSFSV from the coding sequence ATGAACGCAGTGACCGAGACTCCGCTGATCTTCACCGACAGCGCGGCGAACAAGGTGAGGCAGTTGATCGACGAAGAAGGCAATCCCGAGCTGAAGCTGCGGGTATTCGTGAGCGGCGGCGGCTGCTCCGGGTTCCAGTACGGGTTCACCTTCGACGAATCGATCAACGAGGACGACACCGTGATGGAAAAGAATGGCGTCACCTTGCTGATCGATCCCATGAGCTTCCAGTACCTGGTGGGCGCCGAGATCGACTACCAGGAAAGCATCGAGGGGGCGCAGTTCGTCATCAAGAACCCGAACGCGGTCTCCACCTGCGGCTGCGGCTCCTCGTTCTCGGTGTAA
- the anmK gene encoding anhydro-N-acetylmuramic acid kinase codes for MPSAASSAVERYAGLMSGTSLDGVDGAVVEFQGDRGRLVATAHTPYPDALRAELMGLAQPGDNELERSALAAQEISRLYAGTLKRLLETAPGKPAVRAAGCHGQTVRHRPESRFSLQLLEPALVAELAGVPVVADFRSRDLAAGGQGAPLVPAFHRAQFGLEGRTRAVVNIGGIANVSVLRLDGTVLGFDTGPGNVLLDAWCHRHRGQRFDAGGAWASSGRPIPALLETLLEDPYFRAAPPKSTGRERFNEAWLNRHLRGGERPEDVQATLLRLTVESVAAAIEAVCPDADEVYLCGGGGRNDALVAALRERLVPRRVELTDVLGIAVEWVEAAAFAWLARATLLGLPGNVPEATGAAGPRVLGAIYPA; via the coding sequence ATGCCTTCCGCCGCCTCGAGCGCCGTCGAGCGATACGCGGGCCTCATGTCCGGAACCAGCCTGGACGGGGTTGACGGGGCGGTGGTGGAATTCCAGGGCGACCGCGGACGGCTGGTGGCCACCGCCCACACCCCCTACCCGGACGCCCTGCGCGCAGAGCTCATGGGCCTCGCCCAGCCCGGGGACAACGAGCTGGAGCGCTCCGCCCTCGCCGCCCAAGAAATCTCCCGGCTCTACGCCGGAACCCTCAAGAGGCTGCTGGAGACCGCTCCGGGGAAGCCCGCCGTGCGGGCGGCAGGCTGCCATGGGCAAACGGTGCGCCACCGGCCCGAGTCCCGCTTCAGCCTCCAGCTTCTTGAGCCCGCCCTGGTGGCCGAGCTGGCCGGCGTGCCGGTGGTGGCCGACTTTCGCAGCCGGGACCTGGCGGCGGGGGGCCAGGGGGCGCCCCTGGTGCCCGCCTTCCACCGGGCCCAGTTCGGCCTTGAGGGCCGCACCCGCGCCGTGGTCAATATCGGCGGCATCGCCAACGTGAGCGTGCTTCGCCTTGACGGCACCGTGCTCGGCTTCGACACGGGCCCCGGCAACGTCCTGCTGGACGCCTGGTGCCACCGGCACAGGGGGCAGCGGTTCGACGCCGGCGGCGCCTGGGCGAGCTCCGGCCGGCCGATCCCCGCCTTGCTCGAGACCTTGCTGGAAGATCCCTACTTCCGGGCGGCGCCGCCCAAGAGCACCGGCCGGGAACGCTTCAACGAGGCGTGGCTGAACCGCCACCTGCGGGGAGGCGAGCGCCCGGAGGACGTGCAAGCCACGCTCCTTCGGCTCACCGTCGAAAGCGTGGCGGCGGCCATCGAGGCCGTCTGCCCCGACGCCGACGAGGTGTACCTCTGCGGCGGGGGGGGCCGCAACGACGCCCTGGTGGCGGCCCTGAGGGAGCGGCTCGTCCCTCGCCGGGTCGAGCTGACCGACGTCCTGGGAATCGCGGTGGAATGGGTGGAAGCCGCGGCCTTCGCCTGGCTTGCCCGCGCCACCCTCCTGGGTCTTCCGGGAAACGTGCCGGAGGCGACCGGCGCCGCAGGACCCCGGGTCCTGGGAGCGATCTACCCGGCCTGA